One Hydrogenobacter sp. genomic window carries:
- a CDS encoding chorismate-binding protein produces the protein GIYEARIKSVSFMEDIKGLSLRDFPYFLLVSYHVASQTLKLPIKSSLLPSVVVIKIDDFKPVKPESKRISLKFLGSSLSDKDFINGVLRVKRFIEKGEIYQLNLTNAFHFEFEGDTLDLFFNFYRRQPVDYAFFFDATEFYIISGSMELFLKREGRKLKSEPIKGTSSSKKALERSEKDRSENLMITDVVRNDLGAVGKNIEVRELFAIRKYRTLYHMYSTVECETSASLVDTLFATFPPASVTGAPKRKAVEIIDMLEPHERSFYCGCAGFLRAEDDFTLSVLIRTAVGRENILTYYSGCGIVWDSDPKKELKELYLKLKAFAPHLFTP, from the coding sequence GGTATCTATGAAGCACGCATAAAAAGTGTGAGTTTTATGGAGGATATAAAGGGACTTTCCTTGAGGGACTTTCCCTATTTCCTTTTAGTGTCTTATCATGTAGCAAGTCAAACATTGAAGCTTCCCATAAAGAGTTCTTTGCTACCGTCCGTTGTAGTCATAAAAATAGATGACTTCAAACCTGTGAAGCCTGAAAGTAAAAGAATATCTCTCAAATTCTTGGGGAGTTCACTCTCCGATAAGGACTTTATTAACGGGGTTTTGAGAGTAAAGCGCTTTATTGAAAAGGGAGAAATATATCAGCTGAATCTCACAAATGCCTTTCACTTTGAGTTCGAAGGAGACACACTTGACCTCTTTTTTAACTTTTACAGAAGACAGCCGGTAGATTACGCCTTTTTCTTTGATGCTACAGAGTTTTATATCATCTCCGGTTCTATGGAGCTTTTCTTAAAAAGGGAAGGCAGAAAACTGAAAAGTGAACCCATAAAGGGTACGTCTTCCTCAAAGAAAGCACTTGAAAGAAGCGAAAAGGATAGATCCGAAAACCTCATGATCACGGATGTAGTAAGAAACGATCTGGGTGCTGTAGGTAAAAATATTGAAGTGAGGGAACTTTTTGCAATTAGAAAGTACAGAACTCTTTATCATATGTATTCAACAGTTGAATGTGAAACTTCAGCTTCACTCGTAGATACACTTTTTGCAACTTTTCCACCTGCATCTGTAACCGGAGCGCCAAAAAGGAAGGCTGTTGAGATAATAGATATGCTTGAACCTCACGAGAGGAGTTTTTATTGTGGATGTGCCGGTTTTCTCAGAGCCGAAGATGATTTTACTCTGTCCGTACTTATAAGAACAGCTGTCGGCAGAGAAAACATACTTACCTATTACTCAGGTTGTGGGATAGTCTGGGATTCGGATCCAA